Proteins from a genomic interval of Clostridium sp. AN503:
- a CDS encoding TspO/MBR family protein: MKKKWLELLCSLAVSLGTGGLAGSLVAGSMEQYESMYKPPLAPPGWVFPVVWTILYILMGIAAWLIYRSGSPEKKSALKWYLAQLAVNAVWPVLYFRAGAYWVAFFWLLLLWYLVFETIRKFARISREAAWLMIPYLAWITFAGYLNLAVALHG; encoded by the coding sequence ATGAAAAAGAAGTGGCTTGAACTGCTGTGCAGCCTTGCGGTAAGCCTGGGGACAGGTGGCCTTGCAGGGAGCCTGGTGGCAGGCAGCATGGAACAGTATGAGAGTATGTACAAACCGCCGCTTGCGCCGCCCGGCTGGGTCTTTCCGGTAGTATGGACCATCCTGTACATCCTTATGGGAATTGCAGCATGGCTGATATACCGGTCAGGATCACCGGAGAAAAAGTCTGCGCTGAAATGGTATCTTGCGCAGTTGGCGGTCAATGCTGTCTGGCCGGTCCTGTATTTCCGGGCCGGGGCATACTGGGTGGCATTTTTCTGGCTGCTCCTGCTGTGGTATCTTGTATTTGAGACGATCCGAAAATTTGCCCGGATATCCAGGGAGGCAGCGTGGTTGATGATCCCGTATCTGGCATGGATCACATTTGCCGGGTATCTGAATCTGGCAGTGGCATTACATGGATAA
- a CDS encoding glycoside hydrolase family 88 protein — MKILDRYIQQLLEKSSPQKPVWNIEKIRQGARPSWNYMDGCMIKAILELYHITKKEAYLTFADHFIDYFVEEDGSIKSYRPEEHNLDNVNAGKTLFDLYELTGKEKYRKAIDTVYSQLTTQPRTSTGNFWHKEIYPNQIWLDGLYMAQPFYMQYELTYHNGEHCLDSYSQFINVYNLMRDLRNGLYYHAYDDSRQAFWCDKVTGLSDNFWLRALGWYAMALIDTMEVMPEDRLGDEKKELNRIYKELIDSMLPYQDDETGMWYQVVNHGGIAPNYLETSGSAIFAYAIMKSVRLGFLEDAYYGFGRKAFDGICEKYLSEVDGELQLDGICLVAGLGNREMREGTFDYYMREPVVKNEAKGIAPLILAYIETLFHEKTL; from the coding sequence ATGAAGATCCTCGACCGCTACATCCAGCAGCTGCTGGAAAAAAGCAGCCCTCAAAAGCCCGTCTGGAATATCGAAAAGATCCGGCAGGGAGCCAGACCATCCTGGAACTACATGGACGGATGTATGATCAAAGCCATACTGGAGCTTTACCATATTACAAAAAAAGAAGCCTACTTAACCTTTGCCGACCATTTTATCGACTACTTTGTGGAGGAGGACGGCTCCATCAAATCCTACCGTCCCGAAGAGCACAACCTGGACAATGTGAACGCCGGCAAGACCCTGTTCGACTTATACGAGCTGACCGGAAAAGAGAAATACCGGAAGGCCATCGACACCGTATACAGCCAGCTCACCACCCAGCCCCGCACCTCCACCGGCAATTTCTGGCACAAGGAGATCTATCCGAACCAGATCTGGCTGGACGGCCTTTACATGGCTCAGCCCTTCTATATGCAGTACGAGCTGACCTACCATAACGGAGAACACTGCCTGGACAGCTACAGCCAGTTCATAAATGTGTACAATCTGATGAGGGATTTAAGGAATGGCCTTTACTACCACGCTTATGATGATTCCCGCCAGGCATTTTGGTGCGACAAGGTGACCGGCCTGTCTGATAACTTCTGGCTCCGTGCCCTGGGCTGGTACGCCATGGCCCTGATCGACACCATGGAAGTCATGCCGGAGGACCGCCTGGGAGATGAGAAAAAAGAACTGAACCGCATCTATAAAGAATTGATTGATTCCATGCTGCCTTACCAGGATGATGAGACCGGCATGTGGTACCAGGTGGTAAACCACGGCGGCATCGCCCCCAATTATCTGGAGACCTCCGGCTCCGCGATCTTCGCTTACGCTATTATGAAAAGTGTGCGGCTGGGATTCCTTGAGGATGCTTACTATGGTTTCGGGAGAAAAGCCTTCGACGGCATCTGTGAGAAATATCTGTCCGAGGTAGACGGGGAACTTCAGTTGGACGGCATCTGCCTGGTAGCCGGCCTGGGGAACCGTGAGATGCGCGAAGGCACCTTCGACTATTATATGCGGGAACCGGTGGTGAAGAATGAGGCGAAAGGCATAGCGCCTCTGATCCTCGCCTATATCGAGACTTTATTTCATGAAAAAACGCTGTGA
- a CDS encoding stage II sporulation protein P, whose protein sequence is MSKSLSWFLEVLVLALLQVRYPAATLTETKTVYGQDPSYQIYQEYRYAYDTYGYLFLSENTGADGPESAGLVSAADLAGDAYGGGTADGSGGTKAGSGAGSGGAGMADGAGGTGTAGGGDAAAAASALAAGSQITMAQLQDYDYLMKHFYSVHTSTTAGRDVMKAETLLGTDLKLEKDSSVPQILIYHTHSQEEYADFGPSNPGATVVGNGDYLAELLRAKGWNVIHDTGTYDIQGGKLDRNRAYTYALEGITRILQENPTIQVILDLHRDGVKESLHLVHEVNGKPTANIMFFQGMSRTPEGAIEYLPNPYLEENLAFGFQMQLAAAGRYPGFTRKIYLKGLRYNLHLRPRSALIEVGAQNNTSEEALNAMEPLAELLDIVLQGS, encoded by the coding sequence TTGAGTAAATCCTTAAGCTGGTTTCTTGAGGTACTGGTTCTGGCGCTGCTGCAGGTCCGCTATCCGGCGGCAACCCTGACAGAGACAAAGACCGTGTACGGGCAGGACCCGTCCTATCAAATCTACCAGGAATACAGGTATGCGTATGATACATACGGATACCTGTTTTTGTCTGAAAATACAGGAGCGGACGGGCCGGAATCGGCAGGGCTGGTATCCGCGGCGGATCTGGCGGGAGACGCTTATGGGGGCGGTACGGCAGATGGCTCTGGGGGGACCAAAGCTGGCAGTGGGGCTGGTTCCGGCGGGGCTGGGATGGCAGACGGCGCAGGCGGGACCGGAACCGCAGGTGGAGGAGATGCCGCGGCTGCCGCTTCGGCTCTGGCGGCGGGCTCCCAGATCACCATGGCCCAGCTTCAGGACTACGATTATCTGATGAAGCATTTTTACAGCGTCCATACCTCAACCACGGCAGGGCGTGACGTGATGAAGGCGGAGACACTGCTGGGGACAGACCTCAAGCTGGAAAAAGACAGCTCCGTGCCGCAGATCCTGATCTACCACACCCACTCCCAGGAGGAATACGCGGACTTTGGACCGTCAAATCCCGGCGCAACGGTGGTGGGCAACGGGGATTATCTGGCTGAGCTTCTGCGGGCCAAAGGCTGGAATGTCATCCATGATACAGGCACCTATGACATCCAGGGCGGAAAGCTGGACCGGAACCGGGCTTACACCTATGCTCTGGAGGGGATCACCAGGATCTTACAGGAAAACCCTACGATCCAGGTCATTCTGGATCTGCACCGGGACGGGGTTAAGGAGAGCCTGCACCTGGTGCATGAGGTGAACGGAAAGCCCACGGCCAATATCATGTTCTTCCAGGGCATGAGCCGGACTCCGGAGGGGGCCATCGAATATCTGCCCAATCCTTATCTGGAGGAGAACCTGGCGTTCGGTTTTCAGATGCAGCTTGCGGCGGCGGGCAGGTACCCGGGTTTTACCCGGAAGATCTATCTAAAGGGCCTTCGCTACAATCTGCACCTGCGTCCGCGGTCGGCTCTGATCGAGGTGGGCGCACAGAACAACACATCCGAAGAAGCCTTAAACGCCATGGAGCCGTTGGCGGAACTTTTAGATATAGTGTTGCAAGGAAGCTAG
- the sigE gene encoding RNA polymerase sporulation sigma factor SigE translates to MIVKVSIPNRFQFKATSSFKTMLWQKQGEVHYIGGADILPPPLDSKREAEMIARLGTEEEKEARSLLIEHNLRLVVYIAKKFDNTCVGVEDLISIGTIGLIKAINTFNPAKNIKLATYASRCIENEILMYLRRNNKTRMEVSIDEPLNVDWDGNELLLSDILGTDEDIIYRGLEDETEKELLKAAISRLNPRERKIVELRYGLKDAEGTEMTQKEVADLLGISQSYISRLEKKIMKRLKKEIVRFE, encoded by the coding sequence ATGATAGTAAAGGTTTCCATACCGAACCGATTTCAATTTAAGGCAACGTCGTCGTTTAAGACGATGCTGTGGCAGAAGCAGGGGGAAGTGCATTACATAGGAGGCGCAGACATCCTGCCGCCTCCGCTGGACAGCAAGAGGGAAGCGGAGATGATAGCCCGTCTGGGGACGGAGGAGGAGAAGGAGGCGCGCTCCCTTCTGATCGAACATAATCTGCGCCTGGTGGTCTACATCGCAAAGAAATTCGACAACACCTGCGTAGGGGTGGAGGACCTGATCTCGATCGGGACCATAGGGCTGATCAAGGCGATCAACACTTTCAACCCGGCAAAGAATATCAAGCTGGCGACCTACGCTTCCCGCTGCATTGAGAATGAGATCCTCATGTATCTGCGGCGGAACAACAAGACAAGGATGGAGGTTTCCATCGACGAGCCTCTGAACGTGGATTGGGACGGCAATGAACTGCTTTTGTCGGATATTCTGGGGACTGATGAGGACATCATCTACCGGGGCCTGGAGGATGAGACAGAAAAGGAACTCTTAAAAGCGGCGATCAGCCGGTTAAACCCGAGGGAACGCAAGATCGTAGAGCTGCGGTACGGGCTGAAGGATGCAGAAGGAACGGAGATGACACAGAAAGAGGTGGCGGACTTACTTGGTATCTCCCAGTCTTACATATCCAGACTGGAAAAGAAGATTATGAAAAGGCTGAAAAAGGAAATCGTCCGGTTTGAGTAA
- the lepA gene encoding translation elongation factor 4: protein MAVMDQSKIRNFCIIAHIDHGKSTLADRIIEHTGLLTSREMQSQVLDNMDLERERGITIKSQAVRTVYRAKDGEEYIFNLIDTPGHVDFNYEVSRSLAACDGAILVVDAAQGIEAQTLANVYLALDHDLDVFPVINKIDLPSAQPEWVANEIEDVIGIEAHDAPQISAKTGLNVEDVLEAIVHKIPAPTGDPDAPLQALIFDSLYDSYKGVIVFCRIKEGTVKKGTRIRMMATGAEEDVVEVGYFGAGQFVPCESLSAGMVGYITASIKNVKDTRVGDTITDAARPCAEPLPGYKKVTSMVYCGLYPADGARYNDLRDALEKLQLNDASLFFEPETSVALGFGFRCGFLGLLHLEIIQERLEREYNLDLVTTAPGVVYRVHKKNGEMLELTNPSNLPDPTEIEYMEEPVVSAEIMVTTEFVGAIMTLCQERRGIYNGMEYMEETRALLKYDLPLNEIIYDFFDALKSRSRGYASFDYEMKDYERSELVKLDILINKEEVDALSFIVHADSAYERGRRMCEKLKEEIPRHLFEIPIQAAVGGKIIARETVKAVRKDVLAKCYGGDITRKKKLLEKQKEGKKRMRQVGNVEIPQKAFMSVLKLDDE from the coding sequence ATGGCAGTAATGGACCAAAGCAAAATCCGCAATTTCTGTATCATTGCACACATTGATCACGGCAAATCCACCCTGGCGGACCGGATCATCGAGCATACCGGACTTCTCACCAGCAGGGAGATGCAGTCCCAGGTGCTGGACAATATGGATCTGGAGCGGGAGCGCGGCATCACGATCAAATCCCAGGCGGTGCGTACCGTGTACCGCGCGAAGGATGGAGAAGAATATATTTTTAACCTGATCGATACTCCGGGACACGTGGACTTCAACTACGAGGTATCCCGCAGCCTGGCAGCCTGTGACGGCGCCATCCTGGTGGTGGATGCGGCGCAGGGCATCGAGGCCCAGACCCTGGCGAACGTGTACCTGGCCCTGGACCATGACCTGGATGTATTTCCGGTCATCAACAAGATCGACCTGCCCAGCGCCCAGCCGGAGTGGGTGGCCAACGAGATCGAGGACGTGATCGGCATCGAAGCCCATGACGCGCCCCAGATATCCGCCAAGACCGGCCTGAACGTGGAGGATGTGCTGGAAGCGATCGTCCACAAGATCCCGGCGCCCACGGGAGACCCGGACGCTCCGCTCCAGGCGCTGATCTTCGATTCCCTCTACGACTCCTACAAAGGGGTGATCGTGTTCTGCCGGATCAAGGAGGGCACGGTGAAGAAGGGGACCCGCATCCGCATGATGGCTACAGGAGCGGAGGAGGATGTGGTGGAGGTAGGCTACTTCGGAGCCGGCCAGTTCGTTCCCTGCGAGAGCCTGAGCGCCGGTATGGTAGGCTATATCACCGCCAGCATCAAGAATGTGAAGGATACCCGGGTGGGCGACACGATCACAGATGCCGCAAGGCCCTGCGCCGAGCCGCTTCCGGGTTACAAGAAAGTCACCTCCATGGTGTACTGCGGCCTGTATCCGGCGGACGGCGCCAGATACAATGATCTGCGGGATGCCTTGGAGAAGCTGCAGTTAAACGACGCATCCCTGTTTTTTGAGCCGGAGACCTCAGTGGCATTGGGTTTTGGTTTCCGGTGCGGATTCCTGGGGCTGCTGCATTTGGAGATCATCCAGGAGAGGCTGGAGCGCGAGTACAATTTAGACCTGGTCACCACGGCGCCCGGCGTTGTTTACCGCGTACACAAGAAGAACGGGGAGATGCTGGAGCTGACCAATCCGTCCAACCTGCCTGACCCGACGGAGATTGAGTATATGGAGGAGCCGGTCGTCAGCGCGGAGATCATGGTGACGACCGAGTTTGTGGGAGCCATCATGACCCTGTGCCAGGAGAGGCGCGGTATATACAACGGCATGGAGTATATGGAGGAGACGCGCGCTCTGCTCAAATATGACCTGCCGCTCAATGAGATCATCTATGATTTCTTTGATGCGTTAAAATCCCGTTCCCGCGGCTATGCCTCCTTCGATTATGAGATGAAGGACTATGAGCGGTCGGAGCTTGTGAAGCTGGATATCCTGATCAACAAAGAGGAAGTGGACGCCCTGTCCTTTATCGTCCATGCAGATTCTGCTTATGAACGCGGCAGGCGGATGTGTGAGAAGCTGAAGGAGGAGATCCCGCGCCATCTGTTTGAGATCCCGATCCAGGCAGCGGTGGGCGGCAAGATCATTGCCCGCGAGACGGTCAAGGCAGTGCGCAAGGACGTGCTTGCCAAGTGCTACGGCGGCGATATCACGAGAAAGAAAAAACTGTTGGAAAAGCAAAAAGAAGGAAAGAAACGGATGCGTCAGGTGGGCAATGTAGAGATCCCGCAAAAGGCATTCATGAGTGTACTGAAATTAGACGATGAATAA
- a CDS encoding DNA alkylation repair protein: protein MDMERYVQQRLFEMQDLKYRDFNSRLIPNVNPETVIGVRTPQLRKLAKELFRQQEKEEFLKKLPHQYYEEWNLHGFLIEQVRDFEACAEQLEQFLPYVDNWATCDLVTPKVFKSHLPELLEHIRRWLVSDKVYTVRYGIRMLMWFYLETEFEPEYLELAAVQLEEYYIRMAVAWYFATALTKQYDAALPWLEQNRLEPWVHNKCIQKAVESYQIPSDRKAYLRGLKRKI from the coding sequence ATGGATATGGAGCGATATGTGCAGCAGCGCCTGTTTGAAATGCAGGATTTAAAGTATCGCGATTTCAACAGCAGGCTGATACCCAATGTGAATCCGGAGACGGTCATTGGAGTGCGTACCCCGCAGCTCCGCAAACTGGCAAAAGAGCTTTTCCGGCAGCAGGAGAAGGAGGAATTCTTAAAAAAACTCCCCCATCAGTACTATGAGGAATGGAATCTGCACGGTTTCCTGATCGAGCAGGTGCGGGACTTTGAGGCCTGCGCAGAACAGCTGGAGCAGTTCCTGCCCTATGTAGACAACTGGGCCACCTGTGACCTGGTCACCCCGAAGGTTTTTAAAAGCCACCTGCCGGAGCTGCTGGAGCATATCCGCAGATGGCTCGTTTCGGATAAGGTCTACACGGTACGCTATGGGATCCGTATGCTGATGTGGTTTTATCTGGAAACGGAATTTGAGCCGGAATATCTTGAGCTGGCGGCGGTTCAATTGGAGGAATACTATATCCGGATGGCGGTTGCCTGGTATTTTGCGACGGCGCTGACAAAGCAGTACGATGCGGCGCTGCCCTGGCTGGAGCAGAACCGGCTGGAGCCGTGGGTCCATAACAAGTGTATACAGAAGGCGGTGGAGAGCTATCAGATCCCGTCTGACAGGAAAGCGTATCTGAGAGGCCTGAAGCGCAAAATATAG
- the hemW gene encoding radical SAM family heme chaperone HemW yields the protein MNKKELELYIHIPFCARKCAYCDFLSFAAPERAYQIYVDKLIEEIYGQSENFAGYRVTTVFVGGGTPSILPAQLMEELFAALYECFDIAEGAEITVEANPGTLTMEKLESYLQSGINRLSLGLQSADDQELRYLGRIHTYDEFLKSYQRARQAGFTNINVDLMSALPGQDVHSWKTTLRKVMMLKPEHISAYSLIIEEGTPFYERFGKAAAEDAAGAPKADKEADAARASSWRGDLPDLPDEETDREIYHLTKEMMAAQGYERYEISNYARPGFECRHNIGYWTGVEYLGLGLGASSYTFGHRYHNTGDLEEYLSLNLYEGGAAARDITELSLEDRMEEFMFLGLRMMRGVSGSEFLERFGHNLWNVYGDVLPKLQEQGLIEMEAPCVRLTELGVDVSNAVLAEFLLDRVEGEIDENDEGSGAGGTV from the coding sequence ATGAATAAAAAAGAACTGGAATTGTATATTCATATCCCTTTTTGCGCACGCAAATGCGCTTACTGTGACTTTTTATCCTTTGCGGCGCCGGAGCGGGCTTACCAGATATACGTGGACAAGCTGATCGAAGAGATCTACGGGCAGAGCGAGAATTTTGCGGGGTATCGTGTGACCACGGTTTTTGTGGGCGGCGGTACTCCGTCTATTCTGCCTGCCCAGTTGATGGAGGAGCTGTTTGCCGCTCTTTACGAATGCTTTGATATCGCAGAGGGGGCGGAGATCACGGTGGAGGCCAATCCGGGTACTCTGACGATGGAAAAGCTGGAGTCCTATCTTCAGAGCGGCATCAACCGCTTAAGCCTTGGACTGCAGTCCGCCGATGACCAGGAGCTTCGATATCTGGGTCGGATCCACACCTATGATGAATTTTTAAAGAGTTACCAGAGGGCGCGTCAGGCAGGGTTTACCAATATCAACGTGGACCTGATGTCGGCGCTGCCGGGACAGGATGTGCATTCCTGGAAGACAACCCTGCGCAAGGTGATGATGCTGAAGCCGGAGCATATTTCCGCCTACAGCCTGATCATTGAGGAGGGGACGCCGTTTTACGAACGGTTTGGAAAAGCGGCGGCAGAGGATGCGGCAGGCGCACCGAAGGCAGATAAGGAGGCAGACGCGGCGAGGGCGAGCTCGTGGCGCGGGGATCTGCCGGATCTGCCTGACGAGGAGACGGACCGGGAGATCTATCATCTGACGAAAGAGATGATGGCGGCCCAGGGCTATGAGCGGTATGAGATATCCAACTATGCCCGGCCCGGGTTTGAGTGCCGCCACAATATCGGTTACTGGACCGGCGTGGAGTACCTGGGGCTGGGCCTGGGGGCGTCGTCCTATACCTTTGGACACCGTTATCACAACACCGGGGACCTGGAGGAATATCTGTCCTTAAACCTCTATGAAGGGGGAGCTGCCGCCCGGGATATAACAGAGCTGAGCCTGGAGGACCGGATGGAGGAATTCATGTTCCTGGGCCTGCGCATGATGCGGGGGGTGTCGGGAAGTGAATTCCTGGAGCGGTTCGGACATAACCTGTGGAATGTGTACGGAGACGTGCTGCCTAAGCTGCAGGAGCAGGGGCTGATCGAGATGGAGGCGCCCTGCGTGCGCCTGACAGAGCTGGGCGTGGATGTGAGCAATGCGGTCCTTGCGGAATTTTTGCTGGATCGCGTGGAAGGTGAAATTGACGAAAACGACGAAGGCAGCGGAGCCGGAGGGACAGTATAA